In the genome of Thalassophryne amazonica chromosome 6, fThaAma1.1, whole genome shotgun sequence, the window TAATACAACCACCATGAAAAGAAGCAAAAATCTTGGACTCATCACAGCTGATGTCATTTCATTTAGGGGGCGGGTCTCAGTGTGAGTGGCGGAGCTAGGATTAATCTAAAAAGTCATTGGCACCATATATGGTGAAGATGTTCAAAGTCAAATCAGCCTGAAATCAAGAAACTAAACTTTTTTTCCCCATAAACTGGAAGCTTTaggttttgatgacattttgctgTAATGCGCTAACTGCATCTTTCCAAAACATTAGCATCAGTGTCGTTACAAAAATAAAGACTCTCGACGTGAACAACTCTGAGCAGATGGACCACGTCCTACTTTAGCTCCGCCCACTGACACGCTGGTCTGTATGCGTCTGTGTCTGGACGACTCCTGCTGTCCAGTCATGTTATTACACATCCCCATGGAAACATGTTCCTTTGTCAGTCCTACAGAACTCATCCTGTCCAACATCTATCTGAtcagacagctccccctgctggtcaCTCTGATTGTTTGGAATTGAAGATCTTGGCCAGCAAGGAGACATTTGATTGGCTCTTCTGCTGGATGAGGTGGATCTTATCCAGACGCTTCCGGGAAACGGCGCCTTTTTGTTCCTTGAGCTTCTTTTTCATCTGGATCTCCTCCTCAGTGCAACGCTGCGTGAAGTCCCACGTTTTTTCCTCCACCTGAACACAACACAAGTTCATGCCACATTAATGCCAACATTTTgattctgacccccccccccccaaaagaaaaaacattttccacagaGTGCAGTGAGGACACGACCTCATCATGACCTCATTACATTTGGTGCCAATCCTGAAGTTTCGTAATGTCCTTTTTAAAATTTGTGATTTGAGACTTTCCGCAGGTTTTGCGCCCCAACAAGTGACCGTCTCATTTTTAGTTTTGCAGAAATGTGCAGAAGCATCACCTCTTGTCCCTCGCGCTGTCTCTTCTTGCTCATTCTGTCCATGTGCGCGCTCTTGCCCACACTGTTCAAGTAGAAGTTGGTTTCCCTCTTGGCCTGAGACACTTCGGTCCTCAGTCTCTGCTGCAGGACGGCCTGCTCGTAGGCCAGACGCTCATTCAGCTGAGTCCACTGGAACCTGTGCAGGTACTGCACGTACATACGTGtacgtgtgcatgcacacacacacacacacacacacacacacagacagagagagtacCCAGATCGGCAAAATCATCTATCGTAAGATAAAGCATAATTGACAGCTGTCATTGTAACCCggtaatttgctttttttttttttttttagaaacttcctgaaatttaaattaaaaaataaaaagtaaaatttaaaaaagagcCCTGACTCACTGTTACAGTAACAACAGAAAGCCATCCTGGGTCCTTACTGGGATCGTGATCCTCAACGACAAAACCTGTTAAATTGAGTATTTCCAGCAAACAAAAATCCGGGCTTAAtcctttttcattattattatttaaccaggttagttccattgtgatcaagacctcttttcaagggagacctggacaattataaagtttccagttcacctaacctgcatgtctttaaatgtgggaagaaaccagagcacccggaggaaacgcacacaaacacgggaagaacatgcaaactccacacagaaaggccacaggtgggaatcgaacccatgaccttcttgctgtgaggcaacagtgctaaccactaacccaatgTGCTGCTAAAGTCCCACAACCCTTAAAACCCAAAACCTACCGGGAGGTTTAAAATCCatgtttacaaaaaataaataaataaaccctgcAGACGAAATAtgaggtgcatccaaaaagtgcccgacctggttttatcccacagaAACAAAGTATGTGAGTTGTGGTTTGGTGGGGAGGGTCAGGAACCTTGTCAGAGATCAGGAACCTTCTCGTCCATGAGTGAATGTTTTCTCTTCCACAGATTGACTCAGACTCGAACCATTGGCCTCTGAGTAATGACATGGACGCAGCACCCATCAGATCTTCATTTGCTGAAACATGACGGAGCAACTTGAGGCcaaattctacaacccctggcaataattatggaatcaccggcctcggaggatgttcattcagttgtttaattttgtagaaaaaaagcagatcacagacatgacacaaaactcaagtcatttcaaatggcaactttctggctttaagaaacactataagaaatcaagaaaaaaagattgtggcagtcagtaaccgttacttttttagaccaagcagaggaaaaaaatatggaatcactcaattctgaggaataaattatggaatcactctgtaaattttcatccccaaaactaacacctgcatcaaatcagatctgctcgttgacattgaccctatgtgtctttttgcaaggaatgttttcagtttttgctctatggcaagatgcattatcatcttgaaaaatgatttcatcatccccaaacatcctttcaattgtccaaaatatcaacgtaaacttgtgcatttattgatgatgtaatgacagccatctccccagtgcctttacctgacatgcagccccatatcatcaatgactgtggaaatttacatgttctcttcaggcagtcatctttataaatcccattggaacggcaccaaacaaaagttccagcatcatcaccttgtccaatgcagattcgagattcatcactgaatatgactttcatccagtcatccacagtccacgattgcttttccttagcccattgtaaccttgtttttttctgtttaggtgttaatgatggcttttcgtttagcttttctgtatgtaaatcccatttcctttaggcggtttcttacagttcggtcacagacgttgactccagtttcctcccattcattcctcatttgttttgctgtgcatttttcgatttttgagacatattgctttaagttttctgtcttgatgctttgatgtcttccttggtctaccagtatgtttgcctttaacaaccttcccatgttgtttgtatttggtccagagtttagacagctgactgtgaacaaccaacatcttttgcaacattgcgtgatgatttaccctcttttaagagtttgataatcctctcctttgtttcaattgacatctcttgtgttggagccatgattcatgtgagtccacttggtgcaacagctctccaaggtgtgatcactcctttttagatgcagactaacgagcagatctgatttgatgcaggtgttagttttggggatgaaaatttacagggtgattccataatttattcctcagaattgagtgagtccatatttttttcctctgcttggtctaaaaaagtaaccgttactgactgccacaatctttttttcttgatttcttatagtgtttcttaaagccagaaagttgccatttgaaatgactttagttttgtgtcatgtctgtgatctgctttttttatacaaaattaaacaactgaatgaacatcctccgaggctggtgattccataattattgccaggggttgtacacagctGCTTCTACATTttggctaacaaaaaaaaaaaaaaagaccttttgtGTGATCCAGAcgatgtatttttaaaaataaatcaataaataaaaatttctacACCTCTCAAAGCAGCGTATTTAATTGACATTTGTGATGAGTAAGTAAGACCCTTGCCAAAAACAAGGTCTTGTGTTTTTGGGGATCTGAGGTGGCTCAGTGTGTTGATTTGGCAAAggttttacatcggatgcccttcctgatgcaactccatattacattagGAAACCGAAAGAGGTGAGTTTTAACCggaaaccttccgcactgaaaccatttGACCACCAGCCCCACAGACGAGCGGTGAccacaaaaaaaatacattttcgaCTGAACTGCAGACTGGGAAAAAAAATATAACAGAAAAAGAAAGTATGTGGATgattcccccccacccccacccctttttttttttttttttttttttactggtaacATAACATTTTCTAAAGTGATGCTATAAATTtgtttgtaaaataaattaatttacacGCTTTGTTCTTTTATGATTTATGACATTTTAACTTCTATTCAgcagaaaatacatttttgacttaaatggactgcatttatatagtgcttttaaatctgcatcagacgctcaaaccactttacacatcaatccctcacattcacccctacatcaggctgctgccatacaaggcacccactacacaccgggagcaactaggggattaaggacctttcccaagggcccttagtgattttccggtcaggctgggatttgaacagaggatccgctggtctcaagcccaatgcttaaccactagaccatctctTCCCCTGTTCTATCTGCTTCCTGCCGTGACTGTGCCGTTTTCCACAGAtgtgcaggacttgcaggtgcagtgaaaaattAAACTATAGTGACAGGAAGGATCTGTCTGAactaggcatgggccggtatgagatttggacagtatgataaccgtgggcaaaaatagcGTGGTTTCACTGTATTAtggatagctttaaaatgtgctttaacaacattatggctatttgcatatgaagcttgtgtgattcaggcacactaattgacgcgatgtctaccgctacgagcacgataccactgataactttagagaaaataccaaaataatagtcactcttttagacatgtagcatttgccccgtgggaaacatgacttacttgcatagggagaaacgtggctggaataaggtccggaactccggatgctcaatattggcccagcttcaccaacaaagtgcttggaaaagATGTATTTGTTCTTCTTGACATGTTTATGGGAGAAACCTGGTCAACCACAAGCACGACTCTTGTATTTCTTAGTGGTTTCAAGGATGGGATAACGTTTACtctttccatgtaatcctttgcgggtatgtTGAACTGCTCCGAGTCCATaactacggtgctttgttgccaccgttttcgGTTTGAAGGGCTATTCTGCAGAAAATTTAAcgaaaaagccgacttggtccttttagatggagggagaagttcagtgcaggcttcacctccttcagtcatgatgcagagctagctaacgttacctgcctgtttgtaaacggaGACAGAGGTGCGCGCCGGGAGAAGGGCGGCAGCGgctgcctccgctctgcctgtcaagaattttcATAACCCGCTCACACTGTAGGGACGGTAtaatggaaaattttagtggttttgataccgtggctttttcataccgcagTATATCATGAAActggttatcggcccatgtctagtCTGGACACGTCTTCACTTCACCTTATGTCAACAAAAATGAAATTTATTGAAAAAAAGCCTTCAGATTATGTCACCAAAGACCGCGCTGTAGTCATATCTTGCCACCTCTGTGACGTTTGTACGTATTACAGGCAGACCGGCGTCATCCAAACATCAGCACAAGTTTTCTTATAAAGTGttgaaaatataaattaattcaaCAAAATGGAATCTCACATTACAATTAAAATTTCTGACTAAACTGTCCAGTTTGCTTTTAGAAGCTGAGATTTGGGATGTTTTGGTATTTTTGGATGACGTCATGGACACAGAATGAAAAGagtctggcatagtatgttactatgctttttattcttttaaattaattttattagtaaacagagtgggccgtggcctcaactttatctaaagtctggtcttttattgaagcttagggctagtggccagcgatcaccttagtatttcctttgtttttcttgttgcttaacgctgacaaattatactgtatttgttgtctttctgatgctcgattctgtttttttcctctctttctgaggtgcggctccatccagagatgggtgttgtgtctgttttctgttgctgtaccctcctgtcctgtgcaccggcaacatttcctgcatttttgttttgtgaatttttctgtgAATTGTGTcaataacatggcccaagcagagggtcgcccctttgagtctagtctgcttgaggtttcttcctcaaatcatcagaggaagtttttctttaccactgtcacctgtgttcgtgctctggggggttggtaagattagactttatttgtgtgaagcgccttgaggcaactttgttgtgatttggtactatgtaaatgaaaacaaattgaattgaAGAGTCTCACATTAAGTTGGAGGCCGTTTTCCCCCGGAGACACACGGTCACTTTAACGAGAGGAAAAAGTGAGAAAACGCGGTTCCAACTTTTCTACTGAATGTTGCAGATGTTTATTTCTAAACGTCATTTTGTTTTAACTGCAATGGGAGGTCACGACCTTTGAGATCAGAAATCTACCTTGATGCTCCAGAGATCGGAGGAGAAGCTCTGGCGCTTCCTGGTTGCCATCGGTGTGTTGTTGAGCGACAGCGCCACCTGCTTCGCCACTCGTTTATCTCTGAACTCCACCCATCCTTCTGTGTAGTTACACCTCCTCAAGCTCAGCTTTTTCTTCCTCTTCACTGACATCCTGTCTGGAGAGGAAGGAGGGGAATTTTTACCTTTTGTGGCACCTTCATAATAAAAAACAtgagatttaaaataaataaaacaaggaaagaagaagaaagacaGTAACAGGCAAGAAAGAACATAAGAGgatgaaataaaggagaaaaatcagAAAAGTCAATGAAAGAACAAAGGAAAAGAGGAATGATAAGAGAAGAGGAAGGAAGTAAagaggagaaaagatgagaaaggGAGGAAGAAAGAGAGGAGAGgaaggagagaaagaaagaggagCTATGAAGAGAAATAGGTTGAAAGATGAGAAGAAAGAAACGCCAAAAACAGTTTAAAGACCAGAGAGAGGGATGGAAGGACAGGACATGAAAAAAGGAGAtgagaagaaagaaagaagcaaGGAGGAAGCAAGAGATGACAAAGGAATGGACAAAAAGTGAAGATGACTGGAAGAAGGAGGAAGCAACTCAAGGAGCGAGAGAAGGAAAGAGTAGATAAAAACGGAGGAGCAGAAAACAGAAGAACAAAACCCTAAAAAATGAAGAGGAGGCACAAAAAGGAGGTGAAAGGAGGAGAGAATGAGCAAAAGGAGTTTGAGTTTTGAACTTGAAATACAATAATTCATCTGATGGGGGCGCTGTAAGAAAAATAAACATCTTACTTTCAGGCTGCAGGAAGATGCGTCCAATCTCACCGTACGGTGACAATAGGTTCCTCACATGCTTTGGGCGGAGCCTCGGAGGAATGTGACCCAGGTAGAGGATCCCCGGTACACACCTCTTCTCTGCACAAGAGGTAACTCCGCCCCTTTTGGTAGTCGTCTTTTTCACAGCTGCAGCATCGTTTTCCTGTACTTCCTCACAATCATCACCGCTATCTTCAGCTGGCTCCTCCTCCTCGCGCCTGTCCATCCCGCAATCAGATGACTCGACAGAATAAAAACTATTGATAAAGATCAATACAGGTCAAAAGTCACATCCTGAAGTTTTAACTGGAACAAATTTAATAAAGAGTTTAGATCTGAAATGatcaactgattgattgattgccacCTGTTTTGATAACTGATACACCATCCAAAAAATGAGAATTTGTTATCTTCCAGTTTTTTTTAAACGTGAAGATTTGCTCTTTTTTTTGATGAAACCGGGGGTCTGTTCCAGAAAGCAAGCTCAGAAAAGCAGTGCTTAATGTCAAACACCTGACTCGAATAAGCCAAACATAGAGATGAAGCTAAAGAGGTTCCATAAAGGCCGAGCCACGTTCACGCAATCAAACTAAGTCAAGACAGGTTCGGCCAGTCAGACTCACTGCGTGTGCGCACCATTTATAGGCAGCCCATGAGGCCGAACACAGATCAACTGGATTCACAATGACAAAATGTAAAGAGCGAGCAGCACAGAAaagaagacagacaaacaagatAACCCTGGCTTATTTGGTAATCCTGTTTTATGGAATGGACCCCTGCTCTGGATTAAAGGCCTCCAAATCAAATGTAAACTGTTAAACTTAATTTAATCTGGACAAATTAAAGATAATCCAGTTCTAACGTCTTTGATTTCAGAGACGTTCACAGTAAAACacgcaaaaaagaagaaaaaaggccAGTTTAACATGTTTCAACCAACCAGTAAGAGCTGCAGTGATGATGTCTTCATAcagccagtaggtggcagtacatTTCCACATCAGCATTAATTATATCTGTCAAGgaagtaataaaatcatctgtgtttagttatttatttgtctgtctgttagcaagattacgtcaaaacgactgcacagattgacaaaattttcaccacagatagatattagggcatggaagacaccaATGAATTGTGGAGGCGATCCAGATCTGgactggtggatgtcagaaatctcagattgctcttattattattattattgaacttAAATATCTGCCGTTCTTTCTGACAATTAAGAATAATGTTTGGTTCCCCCGCtatcattaaaataatttataaaatatttcctttttacattttattttctctCTGATCAAACTCAACATTTCCTCAGCGAGTTCTCTCACAAAGTCACTCACTCTGAACATAAGAGGGTGCCAACCAGCAGAACAGTCTTTGGAAGCAGTTGACGCGTCACTGAACTCTTTCATTAAAAACTCAAAACGTCGCTAATAACTACGTTTTGAGTTTCTTGTTTTGGCTGCTGCTGTTAGGGGGCGCTAGAGCAGATCATCTGTCTGACAAAAGGTTTTTTGGACACTGTTcccagccacacgttctatctCATCTTTATGTTGAATATTTCCTCCTGTATTTGTCCACGCAGGCAAGATCAGATTTTTCTCCACGGTCACATCTCATCGGACACTGAGGTACACACGGCATCCAATAGGTGGCAGAAGAGTCTACAAGACGTTAcatcagtaaaacaaaactgctgccgttttttcttttttgatccaGTTCATCAAATTCACCTATTTGTGTTCTTTGACTCTGGTGAGTATATCAGACAACAGAACTTAttgttttactttttcttttgatGCTGTGGAAACAGTTCGTGgggatttttacctccgccaaggaggttatgttttcggtcgggtttgtctgtctgtttgtcagcagaatagctcaaaacgttttgaacggattttgatgaaattttttggagtggttggaaatgacaagcggAACaaatgattacattttagtggtgatctggatcccgatgctaacgcgttagcatgcctatgacattttcaatgttaaaagttagcattaagcagttgcagctgtcatcacgttcgggtgcatttgttttcaaattgtaatatttcttaaatttatttttacctctgccaaggaggttggaaatgacaagaggaacaagtgattaaattttattggtgatccggatcacaatgctaatgcgttagcatgtctatggcattttcaatgttaaaagttagcattaagcagttgcagctgtcatcatgttcgggtgcatttgtattcaaattgtaatatttcttaaatttatttttgtttatatattaataatctaatgattattatatacaattttagagaaacagacaaaaagaaatagatcactgtgccaaggagggaatctctttagggtcagtgaccctatggccttgtttaaagaagtgtttcataaatgttaaaaaattcatatatttgcagtctaGTTGAATGATAAATTGAATTttttctcttatttgtttttgtctataagcatatgcaatatcaatattgagcaaacatcattgttacacttttttaggttcaatgattccatggcgtgtagatgttatggcgtcagtgaccccatggccttggcggaggtttgcactctctgagtgcttctagttttaattATTATACAAAGAAAACAGACTTGTTTTAAATAATtgacaaaacattttaaaaataaagacatAAGGAGTAAGCGTGCATATagtttattaatttttaaacagCTCTTTCCAGCTTCTTGTCAAATTTTGGACACTAATAAATTTTGGACACTAATCTCCaaattttatagaatttatttctGAACTTTAACCTGAGTTTATTTTTCAGCCACCTTATTTTAACTTTATTTACAACGTTACAATCTGAGTGTTGGAGGGATTTTTAGATTTTATAACAAAATCACGTCACAAAAACAATAGTTATTAAAATCCCACAGGCGGCTGAATTCGTGTCAAGCATTCTTACCTTCACTTCAGCAAAAACGACGAAATGATCACATCTGTGAAGTCTAAAAACGAAAACAACAAACAGCTGCTGAAGATACGCTCCACGCGCGAAAACGGCGTCCCATATCAATGACGTCACAAATCGTCGTCGtcgtcatcttcttcttcttccgtgTTAATTGGCGGTTTGCATACagacacggtgcattaccgccacgaACGGTTTGTGTTGATTGATGTACATTAAAATACACGGATAACACACGAAAGTAAAAATGGTCCGGATAGAATCATACACAAAAACATGtaaacatgaaaataaaataaacttaataatactgataaaaatgatgatgatgatgataataataataacaacaaaagacaacaataaTAATTAGACAATACATAAAACAAAAGTACATGAAATTAAAACCTAATAAAATAATTTACTGACTGatgataaaatgcaaaataattatttaaaaaacatacaatGTGTTTTAccgtatttttaaaattttattttatttttagattctgtctctcacagtt includes:
- the abt1 gene encoding activator of basal transcription 1; translated protein: MDRREEEEPAEDSGDDCEEVQENDAAAVKKTTTKRGGVTSCAEKRCVPGILYLGHIPPRLRPKHVRNLLSPYGEIGRIFLQPENRMSVKRKKKLSLRRCNYTEGWVEFRDKRVAKQVALSLNNTPMATRKRQSFSSDLWSIKYLHRFQWTQLNERLAYEQAVLQQRLRTEVSQAKRETNFYLNSVGKSAHMDRMSKKRQREGQEVEEKTWDFTQRCTEEEIQMKKKLKEQKGAVSRKRLDKIHLIQQKSQSNVSLLAKIFNSKQSE